In a single window of the Debaryomyces hansenii CBS767 chromosome A complete sequence genome:
- a CDS encoding DEHA2A05258p (weakly similar to CA5214|IPF19807 Candida albicans) — MDSNVRSTDLPSTTNDDPHTSTQTIPSNRSISPLTRVPLEENEPTSNSRQESYPSIEASSNGTSRSYTEDSAFGDEENDERQPLLVVRSSESVDEIAKEYFSFENNKAFVYTLLILLGLGFFFYLTFQQSDSLVMSAIDTKFQSLSIMDLNNDGLDFHVLGSVSMHYGNIGNHFYRFFMKLASVIIGSVIVIPNDAVKLFASLQGRNESLHVLNIYPPDIQVDIANNALTEIDFISKSELIKENIVELLNTLEEINDEEVVVKLTGIFDSTIESKLFEYSTKNARFYLDYSLNKTDLAPTVLLDKLTVQQNPENSTEIEFYSTISMDNKFPIKAELEAIDWDISIAGCNKELVKLGEWHSSSLSIQPDSRVEFDVNGLIREIPDKLLQNCDNNITIINKLVQDYLKGKATAVTISASNNLNNQENLPKWLLYVLNKAGYKLSVSLPYFQDDTMSYIKEYDISSLFLEFLSPKSRESFSYALSSNVSMITTFPGIFDITFGVPRFQNSISLRDESETLIKGWSNTNNTMDLHRYDDENLLEWDIAVSNFEADSVGPARLGALANNLLNGNDIADSMYLDMILDEVELSMPILTTTLKHLILPSVQLNPPIETINSIDDVIDTLNITVDNILYVDSSKEELRLMIDCSLLNPTNISIDVPDDTISLQLRYNDTIIGNVSTTDILIPQTGEYFNMTFNLNLNTTTTHGKVSLEFLIGEFISGYEDLYFSVEGTNTSSSNNHGLSKFLSQIAINDIQVPNVSFSPERVQNLPHPLDHHPKHQSPFLIDATIHIFSSELELTLFNPLENAEIAVKIYQAQASYENTKLGHVQPDQYLLIPPGVYTTPRIPFVMDSNIGMDILRKALNGSLRVQVLAVFKANIGEFDLSLLYEGSDLSAAIRW; from the coding sequence ATGGATTCGAACGTCAGAAGCACAGACTTGCCAAGTACCACAAACGATGACCCCCACACGTCGACCCAGACAATACCTTCTAATCGTTCGATATCACCATTAACAAGAGTCCCCTTGGAGGAAAACGAACCGACCTCTAATTCAAGGCAGGAATCATACCCATCAATCGAAGCGTCGCTGAATGGAACCTCAAGAAGTTATACAGAAGATAGTGCATTTGGGGATGAAGAGAATGACGAACGACAACCGCTTTTGGTTGTTCGTAGTAGTGAATCAGTTGATGAAATAGCAAAGGAGTACTTTAGTTTTGAAAACAACAAGGCATTCGTTTACACGCTATTGATACTCTTGGGATTGGGCTTTTTTTTCTACTTGACATTTCAGCAGCTGGACAGCTTGGTGATGCTGGCCATTGATACAAAATTTCAGAGTTTATCAATAAtggatttgaataatgatggaCTTGACTTTCATGTGCTAGGATCGGTGTCCATGCATTATGGTAACATTGGTAATCATTTTTATCGCTTTTTTATGAAATTAGCATCTGTCATCATTGGAAGTGTTATTGTCATACCCAACGATGCTGTTAAGTTATTTGCCTCATTGCAAGGAAGAAATGAGTCGTTACATGTGCTAAACATTTATCCACCAGACATACAAGTTGATATAGCAAATAATGCACTCACAGAAATTGACTTTATAAGTAAGTCAGAATTGATTAAAGAGAACATAGTCGAGCTTCTCAATACTCTCGAAGAAATAAACGACGAGGAAGTTGTTGTGAAATTAACTGGCATATTTGACTCTACAATTGAATCCAAATTATTCGAATATTCTACAAAGAATGCTAGATTTTATCTTGATTACAGTTTGAATAAAACAGACTTAGCCCCAACGGTTTTGCTTGATAAGTTGACTGTACAACAGAATCCCGAGAATAGTACAGAGATTGAATTCTACAGTACAATTAGTATGGATAATAAATTTCCTATAAAAGCCGAATTGGAGGCGATTGATTGGGATATATCTATTGCTGGCTGTAATAAAGAACTAGTCAAGCTTGGAGAGTGGCATAGTTCGAGCTTATCAATACAACCTGATTCTCGGGTGGAATTTGATGTTAATGGGCTCATAAGGGAAATCCCAGATAAATTGCTACAAAATtgtgataataatattaccataataaataaattggtTCAGGACTACTTGAAAGGTAAAGCAACTGCAGTTACCATTAGTGCGTCGAACAATCTAAATAACCAAGAGAACTTACCAAAGTGGCTATTATATGTATTAAACAAGGCGGGATATAAGCTACTGGTTAGTTTGCCGTATTTCCAGGACGATACTATGAGCTAcattaaagaatatgatATCAGCTCACTATTTCTAGAATTTTTGTCGCCAAAGTCTCGTGAACTGTTCAGCTATGCGTTGAGCTCTAATGTCTCCATGATAACCACGTTTCCAGGGATATTTGACATTACGTTCGGAGTTCCTAGGTTTCAAAACAGCATATCTTTGAGAGATGAATCAGAAACCTTAATCAAAGGTTGGTCAAATACTAACAACACAATGGACTTGCATAGGTacgatgatgaaaatcTTTTGGAATGGGATATAGCGGTGTCGAATTTCGAGGCTGATAGCGTTGGACCAGCAAGATTGGGCGCATTGGCAAACAATCTACTTAATGGAAATGATATAGCGGATTCAATGTACTTGGATATGATACTTGATGAAGTGGAATTATCAATGCCCATTCTTACCACTACCTTGAAGCATCTAATTTTACCCAGCGTACAGTTGAACCCTCCTATCGAAACCATCAACTCTATTGATGATGTGATTGATACCCTAAACATAACcgttgataatattttatacgTTGACTCGagtaaagaagaattaaggTTGATGATTGACTGTAGCTTGTTGAATCCCACGAATATCTCAATAGACGTTCCTGACGACACCATCTCGCTACAACTCAGATACAACGATACCATTATCGGGAATGTCAGCACAACCGATATCTTGATTCCCCAAACTGGTGAGTATTTCAACATGACTTTCAATCTCAATTTGAACACAACTACGACCCATGGCAAGGTTCTGTTGGAATTCCTTATTGGCGAGTTTATCTCCGGCTACGAGGACCTTTATTTCTCAGTAGAGGGTACCAACACCTCCTCATCGAACAATCATGGACTTAGCAAGTTCTTATCTCAGATAGCGATCAATGATATTCAAGTACCCAACGTATCATTCTCGCCCGAACGGGTGCAAAATCTCCCCCATCCACTCGACCATCACCCCAAACACCAGTCGCCCTTCCTCATTGATGCCACCATCCATATCTTTTCATCCGAATTGGAGCTAACACTCTTCAACCCTCTCGAAAATGCTGAAATAGCCGTCAAAATATACCAGGCACAAGCTTCATATGAGAATACCAAATTGGGCCATGTACAACCGGATCAGTACTTACTTATTCCTCCGGGGGTATACACAACCCCTCGCATCCCGTTTGTCATGGATAGTAACATAGGAATGGACATCTTGCGTAAAGCGCTAAACGGAAGTTTGCGGGTCCAAGTTCTAGCGGTATTCAAGGCAAACATTGGTGAGTTCGACCTTCTGTTACTATATGAGGGTAGTGATCTCAGTGCAGCCATCCGGTGGTAG
- a CDS encoding DEHA2A05302p (similar to uniprot|Q07729 Saccharomyces cerevisiae YDL238C GUD1 Guanine deaminase) gives MSESNEVDMAAMKPIPYTLYYGTFIHTPNLGELKVCLKTLVGVNKSGTIDYIHENYDHDGQSALEFFKQEFKKQGNQLDPSELHYVDISDDATKFFCPGFVDTHIHASQYPNVGIGLGCQLLDWLKNYTYKLENGFTNPKDEECMKFAYDVYHKIIKKTLENGTTCASYFTTIDPHTTMLFARLLLKLGQRGFVGKVCMDSNDVFETYQEDHDDCVKSMELITSYYENTNPKGEQLIKPIVTPRFAPVCSSGLLEYLGSLAATKELSIQTHISESHNEIELVAKLFPEFDNYASVYDNFKLLNSSTILAHGIHLNEKERKLIKSRNCSISHCPTSNTFIASGEAPVKKYLYEDKINVSVGSDVSGGYSPSILEVIKQTILVSHHLSIKTRNETASDPKLSVADAIYMATQAGAKAVGLDNIIGSFDIGKRWDAQLINLNSANSNIDIFPCNVPDLKNINKDTETGIHNLLGKWIFCGDDRNCVMVWCNGRLVINK, from the coding sequence ATGAGTGAATCAAATGAAGTTGACATGGCTGCTATGAAGCCTATTCCATACACTTTATATTATGGTACATTTATACATACCCCTAATTTAGGAGAATTGAAGGTGTGTCTTAAAACTTTGGTCGGAGTCAATAAACTGGGAACAATTGACTACATTCATGAGAATTACGATCATGATGGGCAATCGGCTCTCGAATTTTTTAAACAGGAATTTAAGAAACAGGGGAACCAACTCGATCCAAGCGAGTTGCACTATGTCGACATTTCTGATGATGCTACGAAGTTCTTCTGTCCGGGGTTTGTTGATACCCATATCCACGCATCACAGTACCCAAATGTAGGTATTGGGTTGGGGTGCCAATTATTGGATTGGTTAAAAAATTACACATACAAGTTAGAAAACGGATTTACTAACCcaaaagatgaagaatgCATGAAGTTTGCTTATGATGTATACCATAAGATCATTAAGAAGACCCTAGAAAATGGTACTACTTGTGCTTCATACTTTACCACCATAGATCCTCATACTACGATGTTATTTGCCCGTTTACTCTTAAAACTTGGACAGAGAGGGTTTGTAGGAAAGGTGTGTATGGACTCGAATGATGTCTTCGAAACTTACCAAGAAGATCACGATGATTGTGTAAAATCTATGGAATTAATCACCTCATACTACGAGAATACCAACCCAAAAGGCGAACAATTGATAAAACCTATTGTTACGCCTAGATTCGCCCCTGTTTGTTCACTGGGgttattagaatatttagGTTCATTAGCTGCCACCAAGGAATTGTCTATTCAAACACACATTAGCGAAAGTCACAACGAGATTGAATTAGTTGCAAAGTTATTTCCAGAATTTGACAATTACGCCTCAGTATACGATAACTTTAAGCTATTGAACTCGTCTACAATATTAGCTCACGGAATTCACTTAAATGAGAAAGAACggaaattaattaaaagtAGAAACTGTTCTATTTCTCATTGTCCTACATCAAATACGTTTATTGCCAGTGGGGAAGCCCCAGTTAAAAAGTACTTGTATGAAGACAAAATAAATGTGTCAGTAGGATCAGATGTTTCTGGAGGATACAGTCCGTCGATTTTGGAAGTAATCAAACAAACAATCTTGGTATCGCATCATCTCTCAATTAAAACGAGGAATGAAACAGCATCTGACCCAAAGCTTTCCGTGGCCGATGCGATTTACATGGCAACTCAGGCTGGTGCAAAAGCAGTGGGTTTAGATAATATAATCGGCTCGTTTGACATAGGCAAGAGATGGGATGCTCAGTTGATCAACTTGAACTCTGCTAATTCTAATATCGATATTTTCCCTTGCAACGTGCCTgacttgaagaatatcaataaagACACAGAAACTGGCATACATAATTTGTTGGGAAAATGGATCTTTTGTGGTGATGATAGAAATTGCGTTATGGTTTGGTGTAATGGAAGACTTGTGATCAACAAGTAG
- a CDS encoding DEHA2A05280p (similar to uniprot|O13547 Saccharomyces cerevisiae YLR390wa CW14 Secretory Stress Response protein) translates to MPSSMLKITTLVALASYISTTLAAPPACLLACVAQVEKKSDCTGLNDLSCICSSKGSDVKKCLDDICPDGDANSAKSAFEDSCEGHSSSSSSSSEASSSTKASSSEASSSTKASSSAASSSDAASSGAASSGAASSGAASSGAASTTEASSQSASNESSAAPTQASSQVASDDEESTSLAGVATTVSSSTSGSSVPVVPTQSEDGANVQGLSVGAILAGLAGVALL, encoded by the coding sequence ATGCCTTCCTCCATGTTAAAGATTACCACCTTAGTTGCATTAGCATCATACATTTCCACCACATTGGCCGCTCCACCAGCCTGTTTATTAGCTTGTGTTGCTCAGGTTGAAAAGAAGTCTGATTGTACTGgattaaatgatttatctTGTATTTGCTCTAGCAAGGGTAGTGATGTCAAGAAGTGTTTAGATGACATCTGTCCAGATGGAGATGCAAATAGTGCCAAGTCAGCATTTGAAGATTCTTGTGAAGGCCACTCCAGCTCTTCGTCATCGTCGAGTgaagcttcttcttccaccAAGGCTTCCTCCAGTgaagcttcttcttccaccAAGGCTTCCTCCAGTGCGGcctcttcttctgatgCTGCTTCTTCTGGTGCTGCTTCTTCTGGTGCTGCTTCTTCTGGTGCTGCTTCTTCTGGTGCTGCTTCTACCACCGAAGCTTCTTCCCAATCTGCTTCCAACGAAAGTTCAGCTGCCCCAACACAAGCCTCCTCGCAAGTTGCTAGTGACGACGAAGAATCCACCTCGTTGGCTGGTGTTGCAACCACCGTCTCCAGCTCTACATCTGGTTCAAGTGTTCCAGTTGTCCCAACCCAATCTGAAGACGGTGCTAATGTCCAAGGTCTTTCTGTTGGTGCCATCTTAGCTGGTTTAGCTGGTGTTGCTTTGTTATAA